In a single window of the Carassius carassius chromosome 26, fCarCar2.1, whole genome shotgun sequence genome:
- the nap1l1 gene encoding nucleosome assembly protein 1-like 1 isoform X4, giving the protein MADLDNKDQTEMDPADMEDVEEVEEEETGEDNSKARQLTMQMMQNPQILAALQERLDGLVGSPSGYMESLPKVVKRRVNALKNLQVKCAHIEAKFYEEVHELERKYAALYQPLFDKRSDIVRAAYEPTDEECEWKPDEEEELTEEMKEKAKVEEEKKDEEKEDPKGIPEFWLTVFKNVDLLSEMLQEHDEPILKHLQDIKVKFSDAGQPMSFTLEFHFEPNDFFTNTVLTKTYKMRSEPDESDPFSFDGPEIMGCTGCTIDWVKGKNVTLKTIKKKQKHKGRGTVRTVTKTVPNDSFFNFFSPPEVPESGELDEDSEAVLAADFEIGHFIRERIVPRAVLYFTGEAIEDDDDDYDEEGEEADDEEGEEEADEENDPDYEPKKDANPPEECKQQ; this is encoded by the exons ATGGCAGATCTTGACAA taAAGACCAGACTGAAATGGACCCAGCAGATATGGAGGATGTTGAAGAGGTGGAGGAAGAGGAAACTGGGGAAGACAACAGTAAAG CACGTCAGCTGACGATGCAGATGATGCAGAACCCTCAGATTCTTGCGGCGCTGCAGGAGAGGTTGGATGGGCTTGTAGGATCTCCCTCAGGGTACATGGAGAG CTTACCAAAGGTGGTGAAGAGACGTGTTAATGCCCTGAAGAACCTGCAGGTAAAATGTGCCCACATCGAAGCCAAGTTCTACGAAGAAGTGCACGAACTGGAGCGGAAATACGCCGCTTTGTATCAGCCGCTCTTTGACAAG CGGAGTGACATCGTGAGAGCTGCATACGAACCCACAGATGAGGAGTGCGAGTGGAAACCAGATGAAGAGGAAGAGCTGACA GAGGAAATGAAGGAAAAGGCTAAAGTGGAGGAAGAGAAGAAAGACGAGGAGAAGGAAGACCCTAAAGGAATCCCAGAGTTTTGGCTCACAGTTTTCAAGAACGTCGACCTTCTCAGCGAAATGTTGCAG GAACATGATGAACCAATCCTTAAGCACTTACAAGACATTAAAGTCAAGTTCTCAGATGCAGGCCAGCCAATG AGTTTCACATTAGAGTTCCACTTTGAACCCAACGATTTCTTCACAAACACAGTCCTGACAAAGACCTACAAAATGAGGTCTGAGCCGGACGAGTCGGATCCCTTCTCTTTCGACGGGCCGGAGATCATGGGCTGCACAGG CTGCACGATCGACTGGGTTAAGGGCAAGAATGTCACATTGAAAACCATTAAGAAGAAACAGAAACATAAGGGACGTGGCACAGTGAGGACGGTCACCAAGACGGTCCCCAATGATTCCTTCTTCAATTTCTTCTCACCGCCTGAag TTCCAGAAAGCGGTGAATTG GACGAGGACTCTGAGGCTGTGTTAGCAGCAGACTTCGAGATCGGTCACTTCATCCGCGAGCGGATCGTGCCCAGGGCGGTGCTGTACTTCACCGGCGAAGCCATCGAAGATGACGACGATGAC TATGACGAGGAGGGAGAGGAAGCTGATGATGAG GAGGGTGAAGAGGAGGCCGACGAGGAGAACGATCCAGACTATGAGCCCAAG aAGGATGCCAATCCTCCAGAGGAGTGCAAACAGCAGTGA
- the nap1l1 gene encoding nucleosome assembly protein 1-like 1 isoform X3, with protein sequence MADLDNKDQTEMDPADMEDVEEVEEEETGEDNSKARQLTMQMMQNPQILAALQERLDGLVGSPSGYMESLPKVVKRRVNALKNLQVKCAHIEAKFYEEVHELERKYAALYQPLFDKRSDIVRAAYEPTDEECEWKPDEEEELTVSKQEEMKEKAKVEEEKKDEEKEDPKGIPEFWLTVFKNVDLLSEMLQEHDEPILKHLQDIKVKFSDAGQPMSFTLEFHFEPNDFFTNTVLTKTYKMRSEPDESDPFSFDGPEIMGCTGCTIDWVKGKNVTLKTIKKKQKHKGRGTVRTVTKTVPNDSFFNFFSPPEVPESGELDEDSEAVLAADFEIGHFIRERIVPRAVLYFTGEAIEDDDDDYDEEGEEADDEEGEEEADEENDPDYEPKKDANPPEECKQQ encoded by the exons ATGGCAGATCTTGACAA taAAGACCAGACTGAAATGGACCCAGCAGATATGGAGGATGTTGAAGAGGTGGAGGAAGAGGAAACTGGGGAAGACAACAGTAAAG CACGTCAGCTGACGATGCAGATGATGCAGAACCCTCAGATTCTTGCGGCGCTGCAGGAGAGGTTGGATGGGCTTGTAGGATCTCCCTCAGGGTACATGGAGAG CTTACCAAAGGTGGTGAAGAGACGTGTTAATGCCCTGAAGAACCTGCAGGTAAAATGTGCCCACATCGAAGCCAAGTTCTACGAAGAAGTGCACGAACTGGAGCGGAAATACGCCGCTTTGTATCAGCCGCTCTTTGACAAG CGGAGTGACATCGTGAGAGCTGCATACGAACCCACAGATGAGGAGTGCGAGTGGAAACCAGATGAAGAGGAAGAGCTGACAGTAAGTAAGCAG GAGGAAATGAAGGAAAAGGCTAAAGTGGAGGAAGAGAAGAAAGACGAGGAGAAGGAAGACCCTAAAGGAATCCCAGAGTTTTGGCTCACAGTTTTCAAGAACGTCGACCTTCTCAGCGAAATGTTGCAG GAACATGATGAACCAATCCTTAAGCACTTACAAGACATTAAAGTCAAGTTCTCAGATGCAGGCCAGCCAATG AGTTTCACATTAGAGTTCCACTTTGAACCCAACGATTTCTTCACAAACACAGTCCTGACAAAGACCTACAAAATGAGGTCTGAGCCGGACGAGTCGGATCCCTTCTCTTTCGACGGGCCGGAGATCATGGGCTGCACAGG CTGCACGATCGACTGGGTTAAGGGCAAGAATGTCACATTGAAAACCATTAAGAAGAAACAGAAACATAAGGGACGTGGCACAGTGAGGACGGTCACCAAGACGGTCCCCAATGATTCCTTCTTCAATTTCTTCTCACCGCCTGAag TTCCAGAAAGCGGTGAATTG GACGAGGACTCTGAGGCTGTGTTAGCAGCAGACTTCGAGATCGGTCACTTCATCCGCGAGCGGATCGTGCCCAGGGCGGTGCTGTACTTCACCGGCGAAGCCATCGAAGATGACGACGATGAC TATGACGAGGAGGGAGAGGAAGCTGATGATGAG GAGGGTGAAGAGGAGGCCGACGAGGAGAACGATCCAGACTATGAGCCCAAG aAGGATGCCAATCCTCCAGAGGAGTGCAAACAGCAGTGA
- the nap1l1 gene encoding nucleosome assembly protein 1-like 1 isoform X1, whose protein sequence is MADLDNKDQTEMDPADMEDVEEVEEEETGEDNSKARQLTMQMMQNPQILAALQERLDGLVGSPSGYMESLPKVVKRRVNALKNLQVKCAHIEAKFYEEVHELERKYAALYQPLFDKRSDIVRAAYEPTDEECEWKPDEEEELTVSKQVQVIHTCMLFKYHRVYILLYKLFSHSLTLCFGLCLHQEEMKEKAKVEEEKKDEEKEDPKGIPEFWLTVFKNVDLLSEMLQEHDEPILKHLQDIKVKFSDAGQPMSFTLEFHFEPNDFFTNTVLTKTYKMRSEPDESDPFSFDGPEIMGCTGCTIDWVKGKNVTLKTIKKKQKHKGRGTVRTVTKTVPNDSFFNFFSPPEVPESGELDEDSEAVLAADFEIGHFIRERIVPRAVLYFTGEAIEDDDDDYDEEGEEADDEEGEEEADEENDPDYEPKKDANPPEECKQQ, encoded by the exons ATGGCAGATCTTGACAA taAAGACCAGACTGAAATGGACCCAGCAGATATGGAGGATGTTGAAGAGGTGGAGGAAGAGGAAACTGGGGAAGACAACAGTAAAG CACGTCAGCTGACGATGCAGATGATGCAGAACCCTCAGATTCTTGCGGCGCTGCAGGAGAGGTTGGATGGGCTTGTAGGATCTCCCTCAGGGTACATGGAGAG CTTACCAAAGGTGGTGAAGAGACGTGTTAATGCCCTGAAGAACCTGCAGGTAAAATGTGCCCACATCGAAGCCAAGTTCTACGAAGAAGTGCACGAACTGGAGCGGAAATACGCCGCTTTGTATCAGCCGCTCTTTGACAAG CGGAGTGACATCGTGAGAGCTGCATACGAACCCACAGATGAGGAGTGCGAGTGGAAACCAGATGAAGAGGAAGAGCTGACAGTAAGTAAGCAGGTACAGGTGATCCATACCTGCATGCTCTTCAAATACCACCGCGTTTACATTCTACTGTATAAGCTGTTCAGTCATAGCTTGACTCTGTGTTTTGGTCTTTGTCTTCACCAGGAGGAAATGAAGGAAAAGGCTAAAGTGGAGGAAGAGAAGAAAGACGAGGAGAAGGAAGACCCTAAAGGAATCCCAGAGTTTTGGCTCACAGTTTTCAAGAACGTCGACCTTCTCAGCGAAATGTTGCAG GAACATGATGAACCAATCCTTAAGCACTTACAAGACATTAAAGTCAAGTTCTCAGATGCAGGCCAGCCAATG AGTTTCACATTAGAGTTCCACTTTGAACCCAACGATTTCTTCACAAACACAGTCCTGACAAAGACCTACAAAATGAGGTCTGAGCCGGACGAGTCGGATCCCTTCTCTTTCGACGGGCCGGAGATCATGGGCTGCACAGG CTGCACGATCGACTGGGTTAAGGGCAAGAATGTCACATTGAAAACCATTAAGAAGAAACAGAAACATAAGGGACGTGGCACAGTGAGGACGGTCACCAAGACGGTCCCCAATGATTCCTTCTTCAATTTCTTCTCACCGCCTGAag TTCCAGAAAGCGGTGAATTG GACGAGGACTCTGAGGCTGTGTTAGCAGCAGACTTCGAGATCGGTCACTTCATCCGCGAGCGGATCGTGCCCAGGGCGGTGCTGTACTTCACCGGCGAAGCCATCGAAGATGACGACGATGAC TATGACGAGGAGGGAGAGGAAGCTGATGATGAG GAGGGTGAAGAGGAGGCCGACGAGGAGAACGATCCAGACTATGAGCCCAAG aAGGATGCCAATCCTCCAGAGGAGTGCAAACAGCAGTGA
- the nap1l1 gene encoding nucleosome assembly protein 1-like 1 isoform X2: MADLDNKDQTEMDPADMEDVEEVEEEETGEDNSKARQLTMQMMQNPQILAALQERLDGLVGSPSGYMESLPKVVKRRVNALKNLQVKCAHIEAKFYEEVHELERKYAALYQPLFDKRSDIVRAAYEPTDEECEWKPDEEEELTVSKQVQVIHTCMLFKYHRVYILLYKLFSHSLTLCFGLCLHQEEMKEKAKVEEEKKDEEKEDPKGIPEFWLTVFKNVDLLSEMLQEHDEPILKHLQDIKVKFSDAGQPMSFTLEFHFEPNDFFTNTVLTKTYKMRSEPDESDPFSFDGPEIMGCTGCTIDWVKGKNVTLKTIKKKQKHKGRGTVRTVTKTVPNDSFFNFFSPPEVPESGELDEDSEAVLAADFEIGHFIRERIVPRAVLYFTGEAIEDDDDDYDEEGEEADDEEGEEEADEENDPDYEPKV; encoded by the exons ATGGCAGATCTTGACAA taAAGACCAGACTGAAATGGACCCAGCAGATATGGAGGATGTTGAAGAGGTGGAGGAAGAGGAAACTGGGGAAGACAACAGTAAAG CACGTCAGCTGACGATGCAGATGATGCAGAACCCTCAGATTCTTGCGGCGCTGCAGGAGAGGTTGGATGGGCTTGTAGGATCTCCCTCAGGGTACATGGAGAG CTTACCAAAGGTGGTGAAGAGACGTGTTAATGCCCTGAAGAACCTGCAGGTAAAATGTGCCCACATCGAAGCCAAGTTCTACGAAGAAGTGCACGAACTGGAGCGGAAATACGCCGCTTTGTATCAGCCGCTCTTTGACAAG CGGAGTGACATCGTGAGAGCTGCATACGAACCCACAGATGAGGAGTGCGAGTGGAAACCAGATGAAGAGGAAGAGCTGACAGTAAGTAAGCAGGTACAGGTGATCCATACCTGCATGCTCTTCAAATACCACCGCGTTTACATTCTACTGTATAAGCTGTTCAGTCATAGCTTGACTCTGTGTTTTGGTCTTTGTCTTCACCAGGAGGAAATGAAGGAAAAGGCTAAAGTGGAGGAAGAGAAGAAAGACGAGGAGAAGGAAGACCCTAAAGGAATCCCAGAGTTTTGGCTCACAGTTTTCAAGAACGTCGACCTTCTCAGCGAAATGTTGCAG GAACATGATGAACCAATCCTTAAGCACTTACAAGACATTAAAGTCAAGTTCTCAGATGCAGGCCAGCCAATG AGTTTCACATTAGAGTTCCACTTTGAACCCAACGATTTCTTCACAAACACAGTCCTGACAAAGACCTACAAAATGAGGTCTGAGCCGGACGAGTCGGATCCCTTCTCTTTCGACGGGCCGGAGATCATGGGCTGCACAGG CTGCACGATCGACTGGGTTAAGGGCAAGAATGTCACATTGAAAACCATTAAGAAGAAACAGAAACATAAGGGACGTGGCACAGTGAGGACGGTCACCAAGACGGTCCCCAATGATTCCTTCTTCAATTTCTTCTCACCGCCTGAag TTCCAGAAAGCGGTGAATTG GACGAGGACTCTGAGGCTGTGTTAGCAGCAGACTTCGAGATCGGTCACTTCATCCGCGAGCGGATCGTGCCCAGGGCGGTGCTGTACTTCACCGGCGAAGCCATCGAAGATGACGACGATGAC TATGACGAGGAGGGAGAGGAAGCTGATGATGAG GAGGGTGAAGAGGAGGCCGACGAGGAGAACGATCCAGACTATGAGCCCAAG GTGTAA